In one Fluviispira vulneris genomic region, the following are encoded:
- a CDS encoding type I restriction-modification system subunit M, giving the protein MLVKKTVTQEEINSILWQACDTFRGILNSATYMNYLLPMLFLKYISDSWEVKYEKIKGETSLQRDNKNNLQFADRFILPSKCHFKDLYKQRNSKEIGKIINEAFHRIEEENKEKLNGVFRNIDFNSEALLGQLTERNNRLKNLLEDFNSPKLNLRNCLIGNDDIIGNAYEYLIHKFAAGGGQKAGEFYTPPEVSELISQLIELKAGEKICDPTCGSGALLIKCANSLMKKGITDFKIYGQEINGQTYALAKMNMFLHNIDNARIEWCDSIRNPKLIEKYKVMKFDVLVANPPFSLEKWGEETAANDIYNRFQRGVPPKSKGDYAFISHMIESMEESTGRIAMVASHGVLFRGSSEKKIRQALIEENLLDAVIGLPANLFYGTLIPAVILIFKKEKKNNTVFFIDANKDFSGEKSQNFLRVQDIENIVAAYKARKSIQGYAYSADLSEIIANDFNLSISRYVENDEIIEEYDLSTIQSEINRLEKEISISHADLNKKLQELGFNL; this is encoded by the coding sequence ATGCTTGTAAAAAAAACTGTGACTCAAGAAGAAATCAATTCTATTTTGTGGCAGGCTTGTGATACATTTAGAGGAATTTTAAACTCCGCCACTTATATGAATTATTTGCTTCCTATGTTATTTCTTAAATATATCTCTGATTCATGGGAAGTAAAATATGAAAAAATAAAAGGTGAAACATCTCTTCAACGTGATAATAAAAATAATCTTCAGTTTGCAGATCGATTTATTTTACCTAGTAAATGTCATTTTAAAGATCTCTACAAACAGAGAAATTCAAAAGAGATTGGCAAGATTATCAATGAAGCTTTTCATAGAATTGAAGAAGAAAATAAAGAAAAACTCAACGGAGTTTTTCGTAACATAGATTTTAATTCTGAAGCTTTACTTGGGCAATTGACTGAAAGAAATAATCGTTTAAAAAATTTATTAGAAGATTTTAACAGTCCAAAGTTGAATTTAAGAAATTGTCTTATTGGCAACGATGATATTATTGGAAATGCATATGAGTATTTGATTCATAAATTTGCTGCAGGTGGAGGGCAAAAAGCGGGTGAATTTTATACTCCGCCAGAGGTTTCAGAACTCATTTCGCAATTGATTGAACTAAAAGCAGGTGAAAAAATATGTGACCCAACCTGTGGCTCAGGTGCATTACTTATAAAATGCGCAAATAGTCTTATGAAAAAAGGGATAACTGATTTTAAAATATATGGGCAAGAAATTAATGGACAAACATATGCTTTAGCAAAAATGAATATGTTTTTACATAATATCGATAATGCTCGAATTGAGTGGTGCGATAGTATTCGCAATCCTAAATTAATAGAAAAATATAAAGTAATGAAGTTTGATGTATTGGTTGCAAATCCACCATTCTCACTCGAAAAATGGGGGGAGGAAACTGCTGCAAATGATATATACAATCGTTTCCAAAGGGGTGTTCCACCGAAATCAAAAGGGGATTATGCGTTTATTTCACATATGATTGAATCTATGGAAGAGAGCACTGGACGTATAGCAATGGTTGCCTCCCATGGTGTTTTATTTAGAGGATCGAGTGAGAAAAAAATTCGCCAGGCGTTGATTGAAGAAAATTTATTGGATGCTGTTATCGGTTTGCCAGCTAATTTATTTTATGGAACGTTAATTCCAGCAGTGATTTTAATTTTTAAGAAAGAGAAAAAAAATAATACAGTTTTTTTTATTGATGCAAATAAAGATTTTTCAGGGGAAAAATCACAAAATTTCTTAAGGGTGCAGGATATTGAAAATATTGTAGCTGCATATAAAGCTAGAAAATCAATTCAGGGATATGCTTATTCAGCAGATCTGAGCGAAATTATTGCTAATGATTTTAACTTAAGCATATCAAGATATGTTGAGAATGACGAAATTATTGAGGAATATGATCTTTCGACGATACAATCTGAAATCAATCGACTGGAAAAAGAAATTTCTATTTCACATGCTGATCTGAATAAAAAACTCCAAGAATTGGGTTTTAATTTATGA
- a CDS encoding restriction endonuclease subunit S, which yields MTKKTYLLKSLRDLDIKIIDGDRGAEYPKSNDILKSGYCVFLNAKNISDEGFVFTDINFISFEKHSKLLKGVVNTNDIVLTTRGTVGNLALFENKYSFKAVRINSSMVIIRNENSSIKTEFLYKVLNFDFVKNQIKKISYGSAQNQITVKDIKNIILPIPTLEKQKDFLDFIFLWDNIIENYKKLIEYLKKYKRILLLKISKPKIENVKIIFEQKLLKEICVINIGTKFEGQFKYKENAEVPFIKINDLNLPGNEKYIVKTKLSLDKKDIKKINGKLFNKNSIVLPKVGASALLNKRRILSSESVIDNNLLCLTAKIHKCNPEYLYQLLLTLDLSKISQESAIPLINKRDLSNIKIFIPELDKQNKIANILKKHDELIENRSRIYKLLVKQRLIISNNYFL from the coding sequence ATGACTAAAAAGACTTATTTACTAAAAAGTTTAAGAGATTTAGATATTAAAATTATTGATGGGGATCGGGGAGCAGAATATCCAAAAAGTAATGATATTTTAAAAAGTGGATATTGTGTTTTTTTAAATGCAAAAAATATTTCCGATGAAGGTTTTGTATTTACTGATATAAACTTTATATCATTTGAAAAGCATAGTAAATTATTAAAAGGAGTTGTTAATACAAATGATATTGTATTAACAACTCGAGGTACTGTTGGTAATTTAGCTTTATTTGAGAATAAATATTCTTTTAAAGCTGTTCGTATCAATTCAAGTATGGTCATTATTAGAAATGAAAATTCTAGTATCAAAACTGAATTTTTATACAAGGTTTTAAATTTTGATTTCGTTAAAAATCAAATTAAAAAAATATCTTATGGAAGTGCACAGAATCAAATAACTGTGAAGGATATTAAAAATATTATTCTTCCTATACCTACTCTTGAAAAGCAAAAAGATTTTTTAGATTTTATTTTTTTATGGGATAATATCATAGAAAATTATAAAAAACTAATTGAGTATTTAAAAAAATATAAAAGAATTCTTCTGCTGAAAATTAGTAAACCTAAAATAGAGAATGTTAAAATAATTTTTGAGCAAAAATTATTAAAAGAAATTTGTGTAATAAATATTGGTACAAAGTTTGAAGGGCAATTTAAATACAAAGAAAATGCTGAAGTTCCATTTATTAAAATAAATGATCTTAATTTGCCAGGCAATGAAAAGTATATTGTTAAAACTAAATTATCACTCGACAAAAAAGATATAAAAAAAATTAATGGTAAACTATTTAATAAAAATTCGATTGTTTTGCCTAAAGTAGGCGCAAGCGCATTGCTGAATAAAAGAAGAATCTTATCGAGTGAGAGCGTAATTGATAATAATTTATTATGTTTAACTGCGAAAATACATAAGTGCAACCCTGAGTATTTGTATCAATTATTACTAACTTTAGATTTATCTAAAATTTCTCAAGAGAGTGCGATTCCTTTAATTAATAAGCGAGATTTATCAAACATAAAAATTTTTATTCCAGAATTAGATAAACAAAATAAAATTGCAAATATACTAAAAAAACATGATGAATTAATTGAAAATAGAAGTAGAATTTATAAATTATTAGTTAAACAAAGATTGATAATATCAAATAATTATTTCTTATAA